One part of the Verrucomicrobiia bacterium genome encodes these proteins:
- a CDS encoding DUF4185 domain-containing protein has product MILSSHHSVFKQRPNMVVNPVLLFLALLVLGPGALAGYAGPSEEQAGPNPTPPANARHFRAAPYPPSRLIESIDWHWETYQTSAPGSDLWPITWGPDDHLYAAWGDGGGFGGSDSDGRVSMGFARIEGSPQNYHGFNINGGKDPEHPASFPKKGKTGGILFVDGTLYALINLQNNPWPNVDHVLAWSTNAGAAWTRVEWVFPKGPGNFQPAKFLQFGPDYTGVPAHLDGFVYIYGPRQAARAGEEKELFLARVPKHRLRSQGAYAFFKGFAADQKPLWTSNAAQMAPVFKDVNGVTPCSVSYDPGLKRFLLTSFHTGPGQLGVFDGPEPWGLWTTVEYLEDWGRMGRLGEGLSCSFPQKWMSSDGLKLWSVFSVYGPGAKKGIQAHDRFNLIEATLKDLKGRLAKPSP; this is encoded by the coding sequence ATGATTCTATCCTCACATCATTCGGTCTTTAAGCAGAGGCCTAACATGGTTGTCAACCCGGTTTTGCTTTTCCTCGCCTTGCTGGTGTTGGGGCCGGGAGCATTGGCCGGGTATGCCGGGCCAAGCGAGGAACAGGCTGGGCCAAACCCAACCCCGCCCGCGAATGCCCGCCATTTTCGCGCAGCGCCTTACCCGCCCAGCCGCCTCATTGAGAGCATCGACTGGCATTGGGAGACCTATCAGACTTCCGCTCCAGGCAGCGATTTGTGGCCAATCACCTGGGGACCGGATGATCACCTTTATGCAGCCTGGGGCGACGGCGGCGGTTTTGGCGGCTCAGATTCCGATGGCCGGGTGAGCATGGGCTTTGCCCGTATTGAAGGAAGCCCCCAGAACTACCATGGCTTCAACATAAATGGCGGCAAAGACCCGGAACATCCCGCCTCCTTTCCAAAGAAGGGCAAAACTGGCGGAATTCTTTTTGTGGACGGCACACTCTACGCCCTGATCAATCTCCAGAATAACCCTTGGCCAAACGTGGACCACGTCCTGGCGTGGTCAACCAATGCGGGAGCGGCATGGACTCGGGTTGAATGGGTTTTCCCAAAAGGCCCCGGCAATTTCCAGCCAGCAAAATTCCTTCAATTCGGACCCGATTATACCGGGGTGCCAGCACACCTGGATGGTTTCGTGTATATTTATGGACCAAGGCAAGCGGCTCGCGCCGGCGAGGAGAAGGAACTATTCCTGGCGCGGGTGCCCAAACACCGGCTTCGCTCGCAAGGCGCATACGCGTTCTTTAAAGGTTTCGCTGCAGATCAGAAGCCTCTTTGGACCTCAAATGCGGCGCAGATGGCCCCTGTGTTTAAGGATGTCAATGGGGTCACCCCTTGCTCCGTTTCCTATGACCCGGGACTTAAGCGATTCTTGCTTACTAGCTTCCATACCGGACCGGGGCAGTTGGGGGTTTTTGATGGCCCAGAACCTTGGGGACTATGGACTACAGTGGAGTATCTCGAGGACTGGGGCCGCATGGGCCGGCTTGGAGAAGGATTGAGTTGCAGCTTCCCTCAAAAATGGATGAGCTCGGATGGCCTGAAGCTTTGGAGCGTTTTTAGCGTTTATGGCCCCGGCGCCAAAAAAGGCATCCAGGCCCATGACCGCTTCAATCTGATCGAAGCGACGCTGAAAGACCTGAAAGGGCGGTTGGCCAAACCTTCTCCTTAA
- a CDS encoding 6-phosphofructokinase, whose translation MADLVGNLLVAQSGGPTCVINSSLAGVIQEAGRHDAIEEIYGGANGILGILGEDLLDINDEKARTIQALRYSPAAALGTCRYKIDFKRKPEKAAQDMDRLFEVFQAHNIRYFFYIGGNDSQDTSHKIHEEAVKRGYELRIIGVPKTIDNDLPHTDNCPGYGSAIKYNATTVMEVGIDVACMATDDGSCCIVEVMGRSAGWIAAGTVLAKRGNPAHPPHIILLPELVFEEEKFLAKVKQTVDAHRYCLVVVGEGIKYASGEEVGADKTRLDAFGHPVLAGAAEKLKQLVQGKLNTKTRTVQLGYAQRAAGHLASLTDANNSFACGEAAVRAAVSGQSGFMVKIVRDQTTGSVRWATGLQPLADIANVEHFVPRDWISEDGFLPNTKFVEYAQPLIEGEVRFPIEGGLPKYVDLEKSKVEKKLPPRA comes from the coding sequence ATGGCAGATTTAGTTGGAAACCTCTTGGTCGCTCAATCCGGCGGGCCTACCTGCGTTATTAACTCCAGTTTAGCTGGGGTCATTCAGGAAGCCGGACGCCACGATGCTATCGAGGAGATTTATGGCGGAGCCAACGGGATTCTGGGCATTCTGGGCGAGGACCTGCTCGATATTAACGATGAGAAGGCACGAACCATCCAGGCCTTGCGCTATTCTCCCGCCGCCGCACTGGGCACCTGCCGTTACAAGATTGATTTCAAGAGGAAACCTGAAAAAGCCGCTCAGGATATGGACCGCCTGTTCGAAGTTTTCCAGGCCCATAACATCCGCTATTTTTTCTACATTGGCGGCAACGACTCGCAGGATACTTCTCACAAGATTCACGAAGAGGCTGTCAAACGCGGTTACGAGCTTCGCATCATCGGTGTCCCCAAAACCATCGATAATGATCTGCCTCATACGGACAATTGCCCGGGCTACGGTTCGGCCATCAAATACAACGCCACCACCGTGATGGAAGTGGGCATTGACGTGGCCTGCATGGCCACCGACGATGGGTCCTGCTGCATCGTTGAGGTCATGGGCCGCTCGGCGGGCTGGATTGCCGCCGGAACGGTGCTGGCCAAACGCGGCAACCCCGCTCATCCGCCCCATATTATTCTCCTGCCTGAACTCGTCTTCGAGGAGGAGAAATTTCTGGCAAAAGTAAAGCAAACCGTCGATGCCCACCGATATTGTTTGGTGGTGGTGGGCGAGGGCATCAAGTACGCCTCCGGCGAGGAGGTCGGCGCCGATAAAACTCGTTTGGACGCCTTCGGGCATCCGGTGCTTGCCGGCGCAGCAGAAAAGCTCAAACAACTTGTCCAAGGCAAGCTCAATACCAAGACCCGCACCGTGCAATTGGGTTACGCGCAACGGGCCGCCGGGCACCTCGCCAGCCTCACCGATGCCAATAACTCCTTTGCTTGCGGGGAAGCCGCTGTGCGCGCCGCGGTGTCCGGTCAAAGCGGGTTCATGGTAAAAATTGTTCGCGATCAAACCACCGGTTCCGTGCGCTGGGCCACTGGGCTGCAACCCCTGGCCGACATCGCCAATGTCGAGCATTTTGTCCCTCGCGATTGGATCAGCGAGGATGGATTCCTTCCAAACACAAAGTTTGTCGAATACGCCCAACCTCTCATCGAAGGAGAAGTCCGGTTTCCAATCGAGGGCGGATTGCCTAAATATGTCGATTTGGAGAAGAGCAAAGTCGAGAAAAAGCTGCCACCGCGGGCCTGA
- the carB gene encoding carbamoyl-phosphate synthase large subunit has translation MNLDRLAKAKSLGFSDRQIAFLTGQTEGEVRALRNKVGLVPSYRLVDTCAAEFEAYTPYYYSTYDRGDDEVDRSERRKVMILGGGPNRIGQGIEFDYCCVHAAFALKEEGFETLMVNSNPETVSTDYDTSDKLYFEPLTLEDVLHIYQREGCWGAIAQFGGQTPLNLAQGLQENGVNIIGTSPREIEIAEDRKLFAAMLHKLNIPQPPNGIATNETEALAVASTLGFPILVRPSFVLGGRAMQIVYSNSELQHYMRFAVEASPERPVLVDKFLEDATEVDVDCIADVGRMSDPAQGTIVIGGLLEHIEFAGVHSGDAAMVLPPHTLSEKVIEVIRQYTHAMARELKVIGLMNVQYAVKGETVYVLEVNPRASRTVPFVSKAIGVPLAKLAAKVMAGRTLKDLGFTQEVWPKYWTVKESVFPFNRFHGQDILLSPEMRSTGEVMGLDADLGIAYAKSQMAAGGPLPLSGRVFLSVSDAHKAEVAEVARLFADLGFELVATAGTAAVLEKAGLKVAHVFKLAEGRPNTLDLLKNREIQLLINTPAGQTPRADEVKIRTTAVYTGTPIMTTLSGAKAAALGIAALRKSGYGVKPLQQYH, from the coding sequence TTGAACCTCGACCGGCTCGCCAAAGCCAAGTCGCTCGGCTTTTCCGATCGGCAAATCGCGTTTTTAACCGGCCAGACTGAAGGGGAGGTTAGGGCCCTGCGAAACAAGGTTGGGTTGGTGCCTAGTTACCGGCTGGTAGATACTTGCGCAGCCGAGTTCGAGGCCTACACGCCTTACTATTACTCAACCTACGACCGGGGCGATGATGAGGTGGATCGGAGTGAGCGGCGGAAGGTGATGATTCTTGGGGGCGGCCCCAACCGCATCGGTCAGGGAATTGAGTTTGACTATTGCTGCGTTCACGCCGCTTTTGCGCTGAAGGAAGAAGGATTCGAGACCCTGATGGTCAACTCCAATCCCGAAACCGTCTCGACCGATTACGACACCAGCGACAAGCTCTATTTCGAACCGCTGACCCTGGAGGATGTGCTCCATATCTATCAACGCGAGGGATGCTGGGGGGCCATTGCCCAATTCGGCGGCCAGACCCCGCTGAACCTGGCGCAGGGGTTGCAGGAGAATGGAGTCAATATCATCGGCACTTCGCCGCGTGAGATCGAGATAGCCGAGGACCGCAAGCTCTTTGCGGCCATGCTGCACAAGTTAAATATCCCGCAACCTCCCAATGGGATAGCAACCAATGAAACCGAAGCGCTGGCCGTGGCGAGCACATTGGGCTTCCCCATTCTCGTGCGGCCCAGTTTCGTCCTCGGGGGCCGGGCGATGCAGATTGTCTATTCCAATTCCGAGTTGCAGCACTATATGCGCTTTGCCGTCGAGGCCTCCCCGGAACGGCCTGTGCTGGTGGACAAATTCCTCGAAGACGCTACCGAAGTGGATGTGGACTGTATTGCCGATGTGGGGCGGATGAGCGATCCTGCCCAGGGGACAATTGTGATTGGCGGCCTGCTCGAGCATATCGAATTTGCCGGCGTGCATTCCGGGGATGCGGCCATGGTGCTGCCGCCCCATACCCTTTCTGAAAAGGTCATCGAAGTCATCCGCCAGTACACCCACGCCATGGCGCGCGAACTCAAGGTCATCGGCCTCATGAACGTGCAATACGCCGTCAAAGGGGAAACCGTCTATGTCCTCGAAGTCAACCCGCGCGCCTCGCGCACCGTGCCATTTGTCAGCAAGGCCATCGGTGTGCCCTTGGCCAAGCTCGCAGCCAAGGTCATGGCGGGCAGAACTCTCAAAGACCTTGGTTTCACTCAGGAAGTCTGGCCGAAGTATTGGACGGTGAAGGAGTCGGTGTTTCCGTTTAACCGGTTTCACGGACAAGATATCCTGCTCTCGCCCGAGATGCGCTCGACGGGCGAAGTCATGGGGTTGGATGCTGACCTGGGCATCGCCTATGCCAAATCGCAGATGGCCGCCGGCGGCCCCTTGCCCCTGAGCGGGCGGGTCTTTCTGAGCGTGAGCGATGCGCACAAGGCGGAGGTGGCCGAGGTGGCCCGGCTTTTTGCTGACCTTGGTTTCGAGTTGGTTGCCACCGCAGGCACAGCGGCGGTGCTCGAGAAAGCCGGACTGAAAGTGGCGCACGTTTTTAAACTGGCCGAGGGCCGTCCGAACACCCTTGACTTGCTGAAGAACCGCGAAATCCAGCTTCTGATCAACACCCCTGCCGGTCAAACTCCCCGCGCTGACGAGGTGAAGATACGCACAACAGCCGTCTATACAGGCACCCCTATTATGACGACGTTAAGCGGAGCAAAGGCCGCCGCCTTGGGGATAGCCGCCCTGCGAAAGAGCGGTTATGGGGTCAAGCCCTTGCAGCAATATCACTGA
- a CDS encoding PVC-type heme-binding CxxCH protein, which translates to MPIGWASVKEEFTTDFHAGGTCAMILGMGTRKLALGAAGFALLLALNALAADVGHGSNRVQVAAVPATPSRLAAFRLAPGFRIELAAAEPMVSAPVALAFDENGRLFVAELPASPTGAQRPAQGRIRLLEAPDKNGVYQKSTIFAEDLSMPSAVACYAGGVFVGLTPEVQFLKSTKTEGIAEVKKVVLAGFGGTNAPSQRALLNNFNWGLQNRIYGATAGLGGVVISPNWPGNPISVGGCDFSFNPRTLAVVPEAGPAQSGLAFNNFGRLFGCDFSRPLRVAMCEPRYLGRNPFFPRAPWMIDAASPATALFGLLALPQQTGLSSPTRLTEVGGARQVSVQGAAWLTGARGCVVCRGNIFPPGYQGSVFVAVPDSHAIHRFVVHQDGLSISAQRPPEEPSSEFLVCSDPSFRPEQIVNGPDGALYVADRQDRSDHGRIYRIVPENFRRPALPQLGKASTYELVSDLAHADGWHRDTAARLLFERGDPAAIPLLTNMADHARLSLARLQALHTLSGLDALRQTQELRALSDPDPLLREHGVRLAEKLLTNGIPSDELWNALKPLATDPSIRVRYQLALTLGAVGLSEKPSILAQILKQDLANPWIQTAVLSSLAEGSAALFELLASDARFIRDPQGFEFLQQLACMIGTQGNKNEVAQVVNFITKARLERIVSYTALFKLGEGLRRTQSSLGLVDAQGLLQPFFFQALSDGTDANLSEPVRVAAVRLVSVSTLRFDETGDWLLLLCNPQPFPDLQQAAIDALGRYEDPRVLAGLLNSWSALTPSLRIRAVSALLSHTSRVAGVLAAIEAGKIAPTDLSWALINFLRTLPDPALSRRAVQLLGPVPLRRPEVAQRLQGALRLSGIADNGRSIFQARCAQCHQIAGNRQLPGPDLAGARTLSKAELLRNIIEPSANLAAGFQTVVVTTLEGESRVGVLADDNEVTLTLNEPGGARQVWPKLNVLSVVMQPWSLMPNGLGQGLSVQDMADLLSYLETAQP; encoded by the coding sequence ATGCCAATCGGCTGGGCGTCTGTCAAAGAGGAATTCACAACAGACTTCCATGCGGGCGGCACTTGCGCCATGATTTTGGGTATGGGCACCAGGAAATTGGCGTTGGGGGCGGCAGGATTCGCGCTTTTGTTGGCTCTGAACGCTTTGGCGGCCGACGTCGGGCATGGCTCGAACAGGGTCCAAGTCGCCGCCGTTCCGGCCACACCGAGCAGGCTCGCTGCGTTCCGGCTCGCTCCCGGTTTTAGGATCGAATTGGCTGCCGCCGAGCCAATGGTTTCGGCTCCCGTTGCGCTGGCTTTCGACGAGAATGGCCGGCTGTTTGTGGCTGAGTTGCCAGCTTCTCCCACTGGCGCGCAGCGGCCAGCACAGGGGCGTATTCGTTTGCTCGAGGCCCCCGATAAAAATGGAGTCTATCAAAAGAGCACCATTTTCGCCGAGGACCTTTCAATGCCTTCGGCGGTGGCCTGTTACGCCGGGGGTGTCTTCGTGGGGCTCACACCCGAAGTCCAATTCCTCAAGAGCACGAAAACCGAAGGCATCGCTGAAGTTAAAAAAGTGGTTTTGGCCGGTTTTGGGGGAACGAATGCCCCCAGCCAACGAGCCCTGTTGAACAATTTCAATTGGGGCCTGCAGAATCGCATCTATGGAGCGACCGCCGGCTTGGGCGGCGTCGTCATTTCGCCGAATTGGCCTGGAAATCCCATCTCCGTCGGCGGCTGCGATTTCTCCTTCAATCCGCGCACGCTGGCCGTTGTTCCGGAAGCGGGACCCGCTCAGTCCGGGCTGGCCTTCAATAATTTTGGCCGCCTGTTCGGATGCGATTTCTCTCGGCCATTGCGCGTGGCAATGTGCGAACCGCGATATCTTGGCCGAAATCCCTTTTTCCCAAGAGCGCCATGGATGATTGATGCGGCCAGCCCGGCCACAGCGTTGTTTGGCCTGCTGGCCTTGCCGCAGCAAACGGGGTTGTCTTCGCCGACTCGACTAACCGAGGTAGGAGGGGCTCGGCAGGTTAGCGTTCAGGGCGCAGCCTGGTTGACGGGCGCGCGCGGCTGCGTCGTTTGCCGTGGGAACATCTTTCCGCCCGGCTATCAGGGCAGTGTGTTCGTTGCCGTCCCTGATAGTCATGCCATTCATCGGTTTGTTGTGCATCAGGACGGCCTGAGCATTTCAGCCCAACGCCCGCCTGAAGAACCTTCCAGCGAGTTTTTGGTTTGCAGCGACCCTTCTTTCCGGCCCGAACAGATCGTCAACGGCCCGGATGGGGCGTTGTATGTAGCCGACCGGCAGGACCGAAGCGACCATGGGCGAATTTATCGAATTGTGCCGGAGAATTTTCGGCGCCCTGCTCTGCCGCAACTGGGCAAGGCAAGCACCTATGAACTGGTGTCCGACCTGGCGCATGCCGATGGATGGCATCGCGATACAGCCGCGCGCTTGCTCTTCGAACGAGGCGACCCCGCGGCCATACCGCTATTGACGAACATGGCCGATCATGCCCGGTTGTCCCTGGCCCGCCTCCAGGCCCTCCACACACTGAGCGGTTTGGATGCCTTGCGTCAGACTCAGGAGTTGAGGGCTTTAAGCGACCCCGATCCTCTCCTGCGCGAGCATGGGGTGCGCCTTGCCGAGAAACTTCTCACCAATGGCATCCCCTCTGACGAACTCTGGAACGCGCTAAAACCTTTGGCAACCGATCCATCTATCCGCGTGCGTTATCAATTGGCGCTCACGTTGGGGGCGGTCGGGCTTTCAGAGAAGCCCTCGATCCTGGCTCAAATCCTTAAACAGGACTTGGCTAATCCTTGGATTCAGACTGCCGTCCTCAGTTCACTGGCCGAAGGAAGCGCCGCATTGTTCGAGTTGCTGGCGAGCGATGCGCGATTCATCCGCGACCCGCAAGGATTCGAGTTTCTGCAGCAGCTCGCCTGTATGATTGGCACTCAAGGCAACAAAAATGAAGTCGCACAGGTCGTAAATTTCATTACGAAGGCGCGCTTGGAACGGATTGTCTCTTATACCGCGCTTTTCAAACTGGGCGAAGGATTGCGCCGAACACAGAGCTCGCTCGGGCTGGTGGATGCCCAAGGCCTGCTGCAGCCATTCTTTTTCCAGGCCCTCTCCGATGGAACGGATGCAAACCTTTCGGAGCCGGTGCGAGTTGCAGCCGTCCGCCTGGTTAGTGTCTCGACGCTTCGGTTCGACGAGACCGGGGATTGGCTTTTGCTTCTATGCAATCCACAGCCTTTTCCAGACTTGCAACAGGCTGCGATTGACGCTTTAGGCCGCTACGAAGACCCGCGCGTGCTGGCCGGTTTGCTCAATTCCTGGAGCGCCCTCACCCCTTCTCTCCGCATCCGCGCAGTAAGCGCCCTGCTCAGCCATACCTCGCGCGTGGCCGGAGTGCTCGCCGCCATTGAAGCAGGTAAAATCGCGCCCACTGACCTTTCCTGGGCGTTAATCAATTTCTTGCGGACCTTACCCGACCCGGCGCTCAGCCGGCGCGCGGTTCAATTGTTGGGCCCGGTCCCACTGCGGCGTCCTGAGGTGGCGCAACGCTTACAGGGGGCATTGCGCTTGAGCGGGATTGCAGATAACGGACGCAGTATTTTCCAGGCCCGCTGCGCTCAATGCCATCAAATCGCCGGGAACCGCCAGTTGCCGGGCCCCGATTTAGCAGGCGCCCGGACCTTGAGCAAAGCGGAGTTGCTGAGAAACATCATTGAACCCAGCGCCAATCTGGCGGCGGGGTTCCAAACCGTTGTAGTCACCACGCTCGAAGGTGAGAGTCGAGTTGGGGTTCTTGCTGATGACAATGAGGTCACCTTGACCCTGAACGAGCCTGGCGGGGCTCGGCAGGTCTGGCCCAAACTCAACGTTCTATCCGTGGTGATGCAGCCCTGGTCGCTTATGCCCAATGGCTTGGGGCAGGGTCTCTCGGTGCAAGACATGGCTGACCTTTTGAGTTATTTGGAAACGGCGCAACCGTAA